The Oenococcus kitaharae DSM 17330 region AACTACTTAATGCAACTGGTTTTAAAGGAGCTTTTGTCGGAGACAAAAGCAGGGCGGAGCCGTTCCTAAAGCCAGTTGCATTTTAGTAGTTCAGGAAGAAACGCAAATTTCTTCCTTAGTTTATTTATTATATAGACCAACGTTATGAGAAAGTTCTTGCCTAAAAAGTAAAAATTTCACAAACTTTTGCGGTTTTCAAGATTATTAGGAGCTAATAAATGTTTGATACAAAGGTTGCAAAAACTAGCTCTTATGTAGAAATTTGGAAGTATGACAAGCCTGTATCGCAAAATGAGTTGGTTAGTCAGAAGGAGAAAAAATCAGCCAAACGAAAATCTTTTGAAGAGCTCACGCCAACTGAAAAGCAGAAACAACTCAGCAGATTAAAAAAACACCGTCAAGAAGCGAAATGGCGGCTGCTAAGATTGATCGATACCAACTTTGATTTGAAAACAAGTTTTATCACGTTAACGACTAAAGAGAACATTCAAGATCGAGATCAGTTCAATAAGCTCTTCATGCAGTTTGTAAAGCGCTATAACTATTGGGTTTTTCAAACTAAAACAGCACAGTTAAAATACGTGGCTTGTCTTGAAAGACAGAAGCGGGGAAGTTGGCATGCACACTGTTTATTCTTCGATGTACCATTTGTCCCGCATAAAGAACTTTCAAGAATCTGGAAACAAGGTGCTGTGAGAATTAACAAACTCAACGAGCTTGATGATGTGGCTAATGCGGGTCGCTACTGTGTGAAATACATGGAGAAAGGGATCGGACAAGAATTACTTGAATCTCTTGGTAAAAAATCATACCTGCATTCAAATAATTTGAAATCACCGATTGAATTTAGATATCTTTCTGGCAAGCCCTTAGTTGTTGATCCATCTTTAGTTGCATTTGAAACGGAATATGATTCGAAAGTCTTTTTCAAACATGAATTGATCAGTAATCCGGTGCATTACTTCAAAATCCCGATCCATCAAGCCAATCAAGAGGCTGTCAAAAAACTTCTTTCGAATCGATCATTTGAAAATCTCAATATAGAGGATAGGGTCTATAATTGATAAATAGACCCTCAAAAAAGTTGTCATAGAAGCCCCTGATATCTACAATGGAAATATCAGGGGCTATTTAATTTAAAAATGTGATTATAGCCCGCTATTCGAAGCTCGGAGGTTACGTTTATGCGACAAATTGTTTTACCGATTAAGGATTCCAATATCTTAAAAGAAGTTCAAGATACGTTGCTGAATAATTTTCAAGCTGGCCGACGCAACTACACCATTTTTCAAGTCGGAAAAGCAACTTTATTACGAGTCAGTGATGTCATGAGATTACGTTGGGTCGATGTCTTTAATAAAAATGCGACTGTACGTCAGAATGCGTTTATCCATGACAAGAAAACAGGAAAAGCTAATTTGCTCTATTTAAAACCAGTGCAAACTGATTTGTTGGCTTATCAAACTTGGCTCCAAGAAAATCACCTAGTTTCTGAATGGCTATTTCCTTCACTTCAGCACCCAGACCGCCATATTACTGAGAAGCAATTTTACAAAATCATGGCTAAAGTCGGCGATTTGTTGGGAATTAATTACTTAGGAACTCATACAATGCGCAAAACAGGCGCTTACCGTGTATATACACAGTCTAATTACAATATCGGGCTAGTCATGCATTTACTCAATCATTCCAGTGAAGCCAT contains the following coding sequences:
- a CDS encoding rolling circle replication-associated protein, yielding MFDTKVAKTSSYVEIWKYDKPVSQNELVSQKEKKSAKRKSFEELTPTEKQKQLSRLKKHRQEAKWRLLRLIDTNFDLKTSFITLTTKENIQDRDQFNKLFMQFVKRYNYWVFQTKTAQLKYVACLERQKRGSWHAHCLFFDVPFVPHKELSRIWKQGAVRINKLNELDDVANAGRYCVKYMEKGIGQELLESLGKKSYLHSNNLKSPIEFRYLSGKPLVVDPSLVAFETEYDSKVFFKHELISNPVHYFKIPIHQANQEAVKKLLSNRSFENLNIEDRVYN
- a CDS encoding site-specific integrase codes for the protein MRQIVLPIKDSNILKEVQDTLLNNFQAGRRNYTIFQVGKATLLRVSDVMRLRWVDVFNKNATVRQNAFIHDKKTGKANLLYLKPVQTDLLAYQTWLQENHLVSEWLFPSLQHPDRHITEKQFYKIMAKVGDLLGINYLGTHTMRKTGAYRVYTQSNYNIGLVMHLLNHSSEAMTLAYLGLDQASQETLLDQIDFG